A window of Canis lupus baileyi chromosome 3, mCanLup2.hap1, whole genome shotgun sequence genomic DNA:
CTTGgggtctctctgcctccccttctaCCCTCTCTGAATAGGGAAGGTTCTGGGCTGAATGATGAGGGCTGAGGGCTCAGCACCTGTGGTAGGGAGTGCTGGGCTCATCCACCTTCATGAATCCATAGTCCTTGTCAGCAGGGTGGTAGGTGGCCAGAATATTCATCTCATCCCACCGCTGAGACTTTTTCCTGGAATAGGGGTAGGACCcaagagaggagaaggaaatcTTCCAGTGACCTTCCCTTCACAACCCTCCCTCGTTCCTTCAGTTATTCAAAAACCTTTCTCTTGTATCCTCTCGTGATCTCAGAGGCGCAGGAGCCTGAGGATGGCGAGGCGAGGGTGCCATACCTGATGATAATCACATACTGGCCTGACAACGTTTACTGGGCCCCAGCTGCGGCCCCAGAGAGCCTGGAACCCGAGAATTCCCAGCTCACAGCCCTCAGCCGCTCTCCTTCCTAGTTCTTAGGACACCACCCTCTCCCCTAGCTCCGCCCCCTCCAGTGTCGGGAACCCCGCCCTCCGGGCTCCGCGCCGCTGCCCCCTGAGCGGGGCTCCTTACTTGTCCGCATGGAGGCACTTCTGCATCAAGATGGAGCTGCTGTTTTTTAGGATGCTCCGGGGTCGGCCCTCACCAGGTTTGTGGGAGTGCGAGCAAGTTGACCCGGAGCGCGGCGGACTGCATCCCGAGTTGTACACCCCAGAGCCCCCAGACCCGAGGCCGCAGGTCCCGGATACACTGGTTCCAGGGAAGGGGGCATTGAATCCGTCAGGGTTTGGGCAGGACCCGGCGCTCAGGCCCGCAACCTCCCCAGGGTGCTGGCTGGGCCCGGAACCGGGGACTGCTACCCTCGCCGAGGGCCGGCTAACTCTAGGACTGCGAGTTACGATCCCTCCAGAGTGCAGGGGGGGCTCAGAACCGTGAAACAAGGCAGCACCGGAGGGCGGCCCGGCATCTGCCTCGACTCCTCCGACGCCTCCTAGCGCTCCCCTGCTCGCCCCTCCCGGAGACTCCCCACCGAGGCCGCCAGCGGCCCCCACAGCCTCCGGCTTCTCCATGGCCCCTCCCGGGGGCCCCTCTCAGCTGCCCCGCCCCCACATAAccccgccccgaggccccgcccccaccgcgcCGGGCGGGGGACGCTCTGGCAGAGGCCCGGGTCCACTTCCGCTCCGCTCTCCGGGGCCGCGATCCGGGGTTCCAGACTCTAAGTAGGGCCCTCGGGCTGGGGGGTTGCCCTCTggttgcctctctctgtcccaccCAAAGGCCTTCTTTGTCTCTGGGATTTGTTCCCGCCCTTCTTCCCCATCACCGCCTTCATCCGAATTATCCAATCACAATCGGGGGTCCCGGTTACGGGCGAAAAGCCTTGATTGTGACGTCACAGCCTTTCAGCCTCAGCGCGAGCTCGCAGAGTTGGGCTGGGGGCTTGTTCCTAGCTCGGGGGtctttttgggggggcgggggtcaatTCCTCAGCGCCGTTGCTGGAAACCACCTGCCAAGGTTTCACTGGACTGTTTATCCGTGGCTTTAAGATTTAAGGGTCTGGCTGGATGGGAGTTCACGGTGGGCTTATCTGGAAGTACTGCCAACCCCTTTAGCCTCCGCCGGCCCCCTCCCCAAAGTTGGCCTGCTGTGCCCCTCACGAGAGGTGTGATACAAAGCGACGAGGTTGCGACAGTGTCGCAAAGACGTAGCCGCGCGGCGCCGAGGTGTTCATTTATAAAGCGCCCGGCTCCCTTCCCCAGGTCCTAAGGCCGCTGCTCACCCACTGCGAAGGCTGTGGCGCGAGGGGAACACACCCCCTCCGCCCGCCGTAAAGCGGCTTCCTAGAGGGGCCGCGTACCTCGGCGAGGGCGGGGTCGTCGGCGCCGCTGTTGCCAAGCTGAAGGTGGGGCGGACCCCCTGCGTCGTAAAGGGGCCTGCGGCTGTCGTTTCCTCTTCTGTCGCAAAAGCTCCCTGTCCTAGCCCACACGCCTTTGAGAGCCTCGCCGTCACCCCGCCGTGCCGTAAAGCAAGCCTGCCCGACCCCGTCGTCCTCCGTTCCCACCGTGGTGGGTTACTAGTTCCCTAGCCCGGGATGCTTCCTCGCCCGGCAGTGCCGTAAAGCATACCCGGCCCCAGCGCGGAATCCCGTTCCCTCTGGGTGTCTGTGCGTCGCGGTTGCCACGGTGCCGCCAAGCGCGGCTGTCGCGCGGCCCCGGTGTCAGCGGCGATGGCGGCGGGGTCGGGTGGGAGCGGGGGCTCCGGGGGTGGCCCCGGGCCGGggcctggcgggggtgggggccccGGCGGGAGCGGCGCAGGGCCGGGGTCCGGCGGGGAGTTGCACCCCCGCACCGGGCGCCTGGTGAGCCTGTCGGCCTGCGGGCGTACCGCGCGGCGGCAGCAGCCGGGCCAGGAGTTTAACCACGGGCTGGTGTTGAGCCGGGAGCCCTTGCGCGATGGACGCGTCTTCACCGTCCGCATCGACCGCAAGGTGCGGAGCGGGGCCCgcgggagggaggcgggagggggcgaGCGGGAGACGCGGGGCGGGACGGCCGGGCTGGCCTCCGCCGCCGGCTGCCGAGAGCGAACCGACACACCGTCGCGGCACCAGGCGGCGGgcggggaaggggagagggacggcgaGAGCTTTAGATTGCTCGAGACCCCGGAGCAGGGAACGGACACGGGACGCTGCCACCCCAGGGGTGGTTAGGGTCCAGATCTCCCGGGATGGTTTCTGGGGAGGTGAAAAGATGGAGGGATGTCGGGGATGTGGTAGGAGCGCAGGAGAGAAGCCGGGGAAGGACCGGCCGTTGGAGGATCAGCTGGGGCGAAGAGGTGGGTGAGGAGAGACCCTCAGGGGGGCCGAGGGGAGGTGTGCCTGCTTGTGTGCCCCTCGGAGAAGAGGCCAGGTGCACACAGATGGAACTTGGGAAGAGAGGGAATCTGAGTGGAGCAGGAGCCCTGGAGAAAAtgaggtcgggggtggggggaattgggaggggggaggagggtggtAGACAGGAGCTAGGAGGATGGGCATGGAGAGCCGGGAACTTGGATGCTGGAAGCCAGGGGGGCTGCAGCCAGGGCATGGTGGTGTTGGGGACAGATCCCAGAGTGGGGGCAGAGTTGCTGGGGTACAGCGGGCCCAGCAGTCCCTGAGACAGTCCAGATGATTGCTCACAGGACCACCTCTCTAGAGTCGTGTCTTGGGTCTCAATAGAGAAAAGCCAGTTAGCTGTTAGGGGTGTGGAGAGAGGGGGACACGTGGTTTGTGAAATGTGGTTTCCTAGTGGTTGGGGACCCACGGTAGCCCATCCTGAGCCTCTGTCCACCACCCTTATCACAGGTCAACTCCTGGAGTGGCTCCATTGAGATTGGGGTGACGGCCCTAGACCCCAGTGTTCTGGACTTCCCAAGCAGCGCCACAGGGCTGAAGGGGGGCTCATGGGTAGTGTCAGGCTGCTCGGTGTTGAGGGATGGACGCTCTGTGCTGGAGGAGTATGGTCAGGACCTGGACCAGCTTGGTGAAGGGGACCGTGTGGGCGTGGAGCGCACAGTTGCTGGGGAGCTGCGGCTCTGGGTGAATGGGCGGGACTGTGGTGTTGCCGCCACGGGCCTCCCCGCCCGGGTCTGGGCCGTGGTGGACCTTTACGGCAAGTGCACCCAGATCACCGTGCTGCCCCCCGAGCCAGGTTTCAGCCCCCCTGCTCCCATCCCCACACCTCCCCTCGAGCCCTCTGCACCCCCTGAAGATTCCACCTTGACTGAACAGGCGACCTCTGGGGATGAAGGTGAGAACCCAGCCAGGGCCGAGGGGAAGAGGcggggcagggggagtggcagaaggcaTGGGTGACTAGTGACCATGGAGTCTGGGTTCGGGTAGGGCCACTCAGACCCCAGTCTGCTGAAGGGGAAGCAGGGGCTACAGGAGGGGTGTCCTGGTTGTGGGCCCCGCAGCAGGGGCTGGACCCTCATTCCCCTCCCACCCCGCCTGGTCCCCAGCCTTCATGGTGTCCCCAGCGCAGCCCCGGCCGGAGACGTTTCCTAACAGCCTTGAGTCGCATAATGGTGAGGGCACCCTGGAGGCTTTGGGAAGGGGAATGGGAAGTGAGGCGGAAGGTGAGGGGAGGGGGCCCTCAGGAGAGGATTAGGGGGAGAGTGGAGGGCCTGAACGTGTAGAGCCTCATTCCGGCTTCCCTCCCCTGTCCTGCCGCCTAGACTTTGCCAGCATGGAGCTCTCTGAGGTGGTGGGCAACGCCATCCTTTCTGCCTACAACGGGGGGCTCCTAAATGTGAACCTGAGCTCCCCACCGGCAGGGGAAGGACTGGGGTCTGGCGGGGCTGCCACCTCGCCCATCCTCACCTCCAACGACGCCCTGCTCTTTCACGAGAAGTGTGGGACTCTCATCAAACTCAGCAACAACAATAAGACAGCTGAGCGCCGCCGGCCCCTGGACGAATTCAACAACGGGGTTGTCATGACCAACCGCCCTCTCCGGGACAATGAGATGTTTGAGGTGTGTGAGGTCCTGGGCCCTGGCTGGTACCTCACCCTCTGGGAACCAaaaatggggctcgatccctgacATTGGAAGGGTGGGGCCGAGGGTCCTCTCTCCACATTGAcatgccctcctctccctcctgctgtcgCTCCCCCCAAGATCCGCATTGACAAGCTCGTAGACAAGTGGTCGGGCTCCATTGAGATTGGTGTCACCACCCACAACCCCAACAACCTGGAGTACCCTGCCACCATGACCAATTTACAGTCAGGTACCAGCCCTGGCGGGGCGGGGACACCTTCCCATGGTGAAGGAAGGCCTGGCCTGATGCCGGGCGTCTGCCTTCCCACAGGCACCATCATGATGAGCGGCTGTGGGATCCTGACCAATGGCAAGGGCACCCGCCGGGAGTACTGTGAATTCAGCCTGGATGAGCTGCAGGTAAGGGGTGGGCGTGCAGTCTGGGCCGCGCTCTGGGGCAGCCTTGTTACCCAGCACCCCTGCCCGGGCACCCCAGTCTCCGCTGTGACCTGGAACAAGGCTTCTGATCTTTCTCCGAGAGGTTCCTTCTGAGAAGGCACGGTTGCCTGGTAGTTAGGCACTCAGATTTCAGAgccagaggttttctttttttctgagggGTCGTGTGGGGTCATGACTACAGTCAAGAAGCTTGCTCACTATGTTtggtatgggtttctttttttcttttcttctccacgCCTGAGATGAGCTCATGAATTGCTTGGAGAGGTGGCTAAGGTGCTGTGTATGAGGTGGCTTCACCCTGTGCCAGACTTGCTGTGAGGGAGGGTTCAGGGGCTCAAGACTCAGGTGCCTTTGGGGCTGTTCCCCTGCGGCCTGGGCCAGAGCCTGATTGGAGGCGGATTCCAGATCTTTGTTTTTCTGCTCTGACTAGGAGGGCGACCACATTGGTCTCACAAGGAAGTCCAACTCAGCCCTGCACTTCTTTATCAATGGCATTGATCAGGGTAAGGAGATACCTGAGGCAGGCCATTGGGCTAGGGCTTTCGGTGTTGGGCAGGGGTCTGTACCTCACCGTCCTGTGTCTCCCTGATGCTGGTCTCCCCAtattccttccctctctgccttctccccgGCAGGCGTGGCTACCCCACTGACACCCCCAGTGGTGTACGGCGTGGTGGACTTGTACGGGATGGCTGTGAAGGTGACCATCGTCCACAATAACAACCACAGCGACCGGCTGCGTCGAAACAATGCCATCCTGCGGGCACTGTCCCCCGAGGGCGCCCTGCGTCGCGCCACTCCTGCCACCCAGGCAGAGCCCGAGCGCCTGCTCTTCCACCCTAACTGCGGGCAGAAGGCAGCTATCACCCACGAGGGACGCACTGCCCTGAGGCCCCAGTATGGCCCATGGTGTGGGGAGAAGCCTGCTGCAGGGACTCTAACAGGATCGGAGGAGGGGTGGAGAAGCAGGAGGCAGGCGTGGGGGGGGGTGTGTGGCTTCTGACCTGGGGAGTTCTTGATAGTATGGGGGGGTGCCTCCTGGAGAGTGAAGTTCAGCCACGTGGCTCAGCaccacaggtgtgaggtgggcaCTGGCGGGCTAAGCTTTGGTGTGCTCAGTTACGCATTCGCTGTGCCCTCAGTGCCACAGATGACTTCAACCATGGCGTGGTGCTGAGTAGCAGAGCCCTGCGGGACGGAGAGGTGTTTCAGGTGCGCATCGACAAGATGGTGGACAAGTGGGCTGGCTCCATTGAGATTGGTGTCACCACCCACAACCCTGCCTACCTCCAGTTGCCCTCCACCATGACCAACTTGCGCTCTGGTGAGCTCCCAAGGAGGGCGGGGCCAGGATCAGGTCCTAAGGGGGAAGCTGCCCCCACAGCCCCCACGGAGCTGGCTTGTTCTTGTTTTGCTGCGGCGGCCTGCCACGGGGGCGAGGAGTGCCGTGGGGGCTGTGAAGGGCAGGGGGCCCGGGGCTCACTTATGTGCTCTGTGTTTCCTCGTTCTCCTAGGGACCTGGATGATGACCGGGAATGGGGTGATGCACAACGGAACGACCATTTTGGACGAGTATGGGCACAATCTGGACCGCCTCAAGGTGGGGGAGCAGGTGTGCCGCCCAGGCCTGGTGATGGGGGGCAGGCCCATCGGGGCTGCTATAGGACTAGCCCAGGCGGGAACTCTGCCTGACTCCTCACTCCAGCCCCCCTTCTTCCAAGGCAGGGGACACTGTGGGCGTGGTGCGGCGGGAGGACGGGACCCTGCACTTCTTCGTCAACGGGATGACCCAGGGCCCTGCGGCCTGGAATGTGCCCCCTGGCGTCTACGCTGTTGTGGACCTCTATGGCCAGGCAGCCCAAGCTACCATTGTGGATGACGTGGGTGAGGGCTGGGATGGGTAGGAGCtggggggtgctggggtggcctGGGGTGGCTACCGCCCAGGCCTGGTAGGAGctggggggtggctggggggcCTCGGAGACCACTGGAAGCCTAACGGGTGATGACCACTCTCACAGAGGTGCCCCCGGCCCCTGAGCCCCTCTCTGAAGGGAACAACCAGGTGTCTCCCAGCTCCCCATCATCAGGGGCCGGGGGCTCTGACCTGCGCTTCCATCAGCTGCACGGCAGTAATGCAGTCATCACCAACGGGGGCCGCACCGCACTCCGGCACAACTGCCGCAGCGAGTTCAATGACGCCATCGTCATCTCCAACCGGTCAGTGTTGGCGCTGTCACGGCCCCAGCCTCCCGCCGCCCAGCCTTGGCCACCCAACTGGGGCCTGATTGCCGCTGTCTCTGGCAGGGCCCTGCGGGACGGAGAGCTGTTTGAAATCGTTATTCAGAAGATGGTGGACCGCTGGTCAGGCTCCATTGAGGCTGGTAAGGGGCACCTGTGCATTTCTGCATgcgtgcatgcacgtgtgtgacAGACTCTGTGTGCTGGGGATGGTGCTGGCTGCCCGTTGCTGGAGCCTTGGTTCTGACCCCCTGCTGCTACCTCCTAGGAGTGACTGCCATTCGGCCGGAAGACCTCGAATTCCCCAACACCATGACAGACATTGACTACGACACATGGATGCTGAGGTTAGGCTGCCTGTGGGGACAGCCAGCCTGGCAGGGTCAGGTGGAGCTAGTGAGGATGAGGGAAGCCAGCTTTGGGGCCTTCGGTGGCCCTGGACAACGACAGGTCCAAGGGATCGGGTcgctcttttctttccattctgggAAGTGCTCCCATGTCACCACGCACCCCACGGTGGCCcagcttccttttctcctcttatGGCAGCTCCCGCTTTTCTCTGTGGGTGGTCCCCAGAGGTATGGGAGACAGGATTGGGTCTCAGACCCCAGATGAAGATCCTGATGCAAGGCACTGGAAGGTTCTGACGATCAGAGACTGCTCAGAGGCCTGTGTGGGGAAGAGGCGGGAGGCTCAGCGGTCCTTCTGTCCTCTCTCCAGTGGCACGGCCATCATGCAAGACGGGAACACGATGCGCAACAACTACGGGTGTGACCTGGACGCCCTGGGCACGGGTGCACGCATCGGCATGATGCGAACAGCCAAGGGTGACCTGCACTACTTCATCAACGGCCAGGACCAAGGCGCCGCCTGCTCAGGCTTGCCTCCGGGTAAAGGTGACTGCTCTGTGCCTTTTGGCCCGCCACCCTCATGCCAGCTCAGCCCGGGCTCTCGGGCTTCTGATCCCCTCCTTCTCCATCCAGAGGTGTACGCAGTAGTGGATCTTTACGGCCAGTGTGTCCAAGTGTCCATCACCAATGCCACCGGCCCCATGGACAACAGCTTGGCAACCAGCAACACTGCCACCGAGAAATCCTTCCCTTTGCACTCCCCAGGTTCAGCGCGTGGGGAGGGCGGGTGGGCTATGCTTGCAAGCCGGGGGCTGGAGGGATGCGGCGACAGCGGACGGGGAGCTGCTCAAGGACAGGGCAGCCCCCTCAGCTACAGACCCAGGGGAGGGAATAAGCTGGGGTAGGAAGCCATCAGGAAGAGGCTGGAGTTGGGCCAGGGTGCTGGAAGCTGCTCATGTGCTTGGGGATTGGGGCTGGCTGTGGTGACCAGGGTCGGAGGTCGCACGGCAATGGCAGTCGGGGCCTGAATGGCAGCTTCACAGTTCACCTGAAAGCCTTGACCCCAGTCCTGCCCCTTCCTTTCTCCGCAGCGGCTGGCGTGGCTCACCGATTCCACAGTACTTGCGGCAAGAATGTGGCCCTGGAGGAGGATGGCACAAGGGCGGTACGTGCGGTGGGCTATGCGCATGGCCTGGTCTTCAGCACCAAGGAACTCAAGACGGAGGAAGTATTTGAGGTGCGCGGGGGGGCCCTTGTGGCAGGGCCAGGCTGCTTCctgtcctcctgctcctgctAGTGCCggctgctgtgctctctctccctctcttttaccCCCTCAGGTGAAAGTAGAGGAACTGGATGAGAAGTGGGCGGGCTCCCTCCGGCTGGGGCTGACCACACTAGCGCCCGGGGAGATGGGGCCTGGCGCAGGTGGGGGCCCagggctgcctccctccctcccggagCTCCGGACAAAGACCACCTGGATGGTGTCCAGCTGTGAAGTGAGGCGTGACGGGCAGCTCCAGAGGATGAACTACGGCCGGAGCCTGGAGAGGCTGGGGGTGACACTGTTGGCTCCAGGGACGGGGTGGAGGTGGGCAcatgggtgagggggtggggggctgagcaTCTGTGCTTGTGTCACCTCGATCCTAGGTGGGGAGCCGCGTGGGCATTCGTCGGGGCGCAGATGACACGATGCACATCCTGGTGGATGGAGAGGACATGGGGCCCGCAGCTACCGGCATTGCCAAGGTGGGTCTGAGACGTTTCTTGGGTTTGGGGGTGCAGGCTGGAGGCCCCCTGCGGGTGTCTAACTCCTGCATCTACCTCCTGCCCCCAGAATGTGTGGGCCGTGCTGGATCTCTACGGGCCGGTACGGAGTGTGTCTGTGGTCAGCTCCACAAGGCTGGAGGAGCCCGAGGGCACCCAGCCTCCATCTCCCAGCTCGGACACGGGCAGCGAGGCCGAGGAAGATGACGATGGGGAGGAGCACAGCTTGAGAGTGAGAGGCTGTGTGGGGCACACAGGGCATGTGGATGGCCACTCAGTGGGCCGTCGGACACCGGGGTGTTCCGGGGTTCTCTGATCCTGCCCCAGGTCGCAGAGGCGTAGACGCAAGCTCTGTGTCAACGCCAGGCGGAGGGTGGGGCGAGGCAGCTGGGCCTCGCATGGACAACCCCAGCAGCCCATCTCTGCTCCATGCCAGGGTCAGAGTCAAGTGGCCATGATGTCGACGTCACTGGAGTTCCTGGAGAACCATGGGAAGAATATCCTTTTGTCCAACGGGAACCGTACGGCCACACGCGTAGCCAGCTACAACCAGGGCATCGTTGTCATCAACCAGCCCCTGGTGCCCCAGCTCCTAGTCCAGGTGGGCATTTGCTCCTTAACCTGCTGCAGCTCTTCCTGTGTGGGGTGACCCAGGGCCAACCCTCCTGGAGAAAACCTTTCCATTTGAGGGCAAGGTAGAGGCAGCCCCCTTGGATGAGCTTCATGGGCTGTGATTCGTTCATACCCTGTGGTGGGGTTTGTGCGTGGACTGTGTGGAAGGCCCACCTGGTAGCTGGTGAGGGAAGCAGTGGGGATGGGCTGGCGGGGTCCCAAGAAAGACACTTGGTACTACGTGTGGGTGCAGAGAGGGCTTTCCAGTGGAGCAGGCCTTCCTGCTacaggaaggaaataaatgaacCCGCTGTTTGCAGTCCCTCCCTGCCTCAGCAGGGGGGACATTGCAGGGCTCCCCTCCGGGAGGTGCCAGCCTCCAtccctggctggggtggggagcctCTTCCCAGAGGGCCATGATCCCGGAGTGGCCGCCTTTCCCTTCCAGGTGCGGATAGACTTCCTGAACCGGCAGTGGACATCTTCCCTGGTCCTGGGAGTCATCACCTGCCCGCCTGAGAGGCTCAACTTCCCTGCTTCTGCCTGCGCCCTCAAACGGGCAGCCTGGCTGCTGCGGGGCCGGGGCATCTTCCACAATGGTCTCAAGGTGGgtagggagcagggggaggggagagggccagGACTCAGCGTTGGGCAGGGCTGGCCCACAGGTTGAAGTGGGGCCTCCAGCCGTGGTGGTGAGGCCACAGGTATAAAGGTGCACTGTAGGGAAAGACTATGGGGTTGGGGGAGCAAGAGCGGGAGCATCATCATCGGAACTCTGGGGCGTCCTGTGtctttctgcatccttgccattGAGAATGTTGTAGGGGAGGACAAAGGGAAGCAGACTGTAGGTATTTGAGAGATGGGGTGGAGCCTGGGCAGAGGGCGAGCATGGTGTCAAAGCCCTGGCATTGGCAGTCCCAAGTAGGTGAAGGGCTATATGGACTACAGTGGGCAGTGGGCAGCCTTGGCTGCTGCCGGTGGGAGTCTGATCTTTGGGAAGACAGTAGGTCTCTCTTCCTAGATTTGTGAGAAGTTTGGGCCAAATCTGGACACGTGTCCTGAAGGCACCATCCTGGGGCTGCGGCTAGACAGCTCTGGGGGCCTGCATCTCCACGTCAATGGGATGGACCAGGGGGTGGCGGTATCAGATGTCCCCCAGCCCTGCCATGCGCTTGTGGACCTCTATGGGCAGTGTGAGCAGGTGAGCGGCAAcaagggcctggggtggggcagtCTGTGATCTGGGAGCCAGTTAGCaggccctgggggctcagtcacaCTCATCACACTCTCTCCGGCAGGTGACAATCGTGAGTCCTGAACCAGGGGCAGCCAGTGGGAAGAGTGCTGGAACCCAAGGGGACATGGAGAAAGCGGACATGGTGGATGGTGAGCCAGCCCACAGGGCCGggcctctccccagccctgtCCCACCCCGTCGCCCCAACTCCCGTGACCCGTGCCCCCCTCTGTCCTGTCAGGTATCAAGGAAAGTGTGTGCTGGGGCCCCCTGCCAGCTGCCAGCCCTCTCAAGAGCTGCGAGTACCACGCCCTCTGCTCCCGCTTCCAAGAACTGCTGTTGCTTCCTGGTGAGTGTCTGGGTGAGTGCCCGGTCATCCAGAGCCTGCCTCACCCCTTGGACCATTGCTGGGCTGTGCTCAGAGCCCCGGGAACCAGCAGGAAGGGGTCTGTGTGCTGGAGGCCCAGGGCGGGAGCTGTAGCGCCCACACTGCTCCTCACTTTTTCACAGAGGACTATTTCATGCCTCCACCCAAGCGGAGCCTGTGCTACTGTGAGTCTTGCCGGAAGCTTCGAGGTGACGAGGCCCACAGGCGCCGTGGGGAGCCCCCCCGGGAATACGCGCTGCCCTTCGGCTGGTGCAGGTTCAATCTCAGGTACACGCAGGGCAGGGTCATGCGTCTGCTTTCGTGCTCTTTCTTCCTTGACGAAGGAGGCTCCCAAGAGGGTGCGTGGAAGAAGCCACAGAACCTTTACTGGTCGAGGGGAGGATCTTTGTCCAGTCTGCCCGGTCTACACCCTAGGGTGAATCCCCGCCTGGAAGCTGGAACGATGACTAAGAAGTGGCACATGGCATATCACGGGAGCAACGTGGCAGCCATCCGGAGGGTGCTAGACCGAGGAGAGCTGGGAGCAGGtccgggggcaggggcagagaagggGCAAGCCAGGCCTGGGCCAGGAGGCTCTCCCTGCAGGCACCGCCTCCATCCTGACTGGCTCTCCCCGCAGGCACCGCCTCCATCCTGAGCTGCCGGCCCTTGAAAGGCAAGCCTGGGGTGGGGTTTGAGGAGCCTGGCGAGAACTGCGCCCCACCCCGGGAGGAGCAGCCCCCTTCCGTCTTGCTGTCCCCCTCCCTCCAGTATGCTGGGGCCGAGACCCTAGCGTCCAAAGTGCAGTGAGTACATGGGGGCTGGGACTGGGGTCTCCATGGCTTCCCATTGGTGTCCCCGCTGTGACACTTGGGTCTTGTCTCACTCTAGCACATTTACTGTTGAAGGTGACTAGTACTGTGGAAATAAAAGTAGAGTGGGAC
This region includes:
- the NEURL4 gene encoding neuralized-like protein 4 isoform X10, which gives rise to MVSGEVKRWRDVGDVVGAQERSRGRTGRWRISWGEEVNSWSGSIEIGVTALDPSVLDFPSSATGLKGGSWVVSGCSVLRDGRSVLEEYGQDLDQLGEGDRVGVERTVAGELRLWVNGRDCGVAATGLPARVWAVVDLYGKCTQITVLPPEPGFSPPAPIPTPPLEPSAPPEDSTLTEQATSGDEAFMVSPAQPRPETFPNSLESHNDFASMELSEVVGNAILSAYNGGLLNVNLSSPPAGEGLGSGGAATSPILTSNDALLFHEKCGTLIKLSNNNKTAERRRPLDEFNNGVVMTNRPLRDNEMFEIRIDKLVDKWSGSIEIGVTTHNPNNLEYPATMTNLQSGTIMMSGCGILTNGKGTRREYCEFSLDELQEGDHIGLTRKSNSALHFFINGIDQGVATPLTPPVVYGVVDLYGMAVKVTIVHNNNHSDRLRRNNAILRALSPEGALRRATPATQAEPERLLFHPNCGQKAAITHEGRTALRPQYGPWCGEKPAAGTLTGSEEGWRSRSATDDFNHGVVLSSRALRDGEVFQVRIDKMVDKWAGSIEIGVTTHNPAYLQLPSTMTNLRSGTWMMTGNGVMHNGTTILDEYGHNLDRLKVGEQAGDTVGVVRREDGTLHFFVNGMTQGPAAWNVPPGVYAVVDLYGQAAQATIVDDVEVPPAPEPLSEGNNQVSPSSPSSGAGGSDLRFHQLHGSNAVITNGGRTALRHNCRSEFNDAIVISNRALRDGELFEIVIQKMVDRWSGSIEAGVTAIRPEDLEFPNTMTDIDYDTWMLSGTAIMQDGNTMRNNYGCDLDALGTGARIGMMRTAKGDLHYFINGQDQGAACSGLPPGKEVYAVVDLYGQCVQVSITNATGPMDNSLATSNTATEKSFPLHSPAAGVAHRFHSTCGKNVALEEDGTRAVRAVGYAHGLVFSTKELKTEEVFEVKVEELDEKWAGSLRLGLTTLAPGEMGPGAGGGPGLPPSLPELRTKTTWMVSSCEVRRDGQLQRMNYGRSLERLGVGSRVGIRRGADDTMHILVDGEDMGPAATGIAKNVWAVLDLYGPVRSVSVVSSTRLEEPEGTQPPSPSSDTGSEAEEDDDGEEHSLRGQSQVAMMSTSLEFLENHGKNILLSNGNRTATRVASYNQGIVVINQPLVPQLLVQVRIDFLNRQWTSSLVLGVITCPPERLNFPASACALKRAAWLLRGRGIFHNGLKICEKFGPNLDTCPEGTILGLRLDSSGGLHLHVNGMDQGVAVSDVPQPCHALVDLYGQCEQVTIVSPEPGAASGKSAGTQGDMEKADMVDGIKESVCWGPLPAASPLKSCEYHALCSRFQELLLLPEDYFMPPPKRSLCYCESCRKLRGGSQEGAWKKPQNLYWSRGGSLSSLPGLHPRVNPRLEAGTMTKKWHMAYHGSNVAAIRRVLDRGELGAGTASILSCRPLKGKPGVGFEEPGENCAPPREEQPPSVLLSPSLQYAGAETLASKVQFRDPKSQRTHQAQVAFQVCVRPGSYTPGPPSATLREPPDPHFSPAELEWITKEKGATLLYALLVRVE